In Etheostoma spectabile isolate EspeVRDwgs_2016 unplaced genomic scaffold, UIUC_Espe_1.0 scaffold00018617, whole genome shotgun sequence, a genomic segment contains:
- the LOC116681413 gene encoding L-rhamnose-binding lectin SML-like — protein sequence MTTSVSTERATTCGSDPGNVQRLSCDDGVISVQTALYGQGYGVSCIEGRPSGILSLRQCSQVGTDTTVFWCDGKSECELNINVFHTSDPCYGIYTHLDTTYTCDPSSFDSVNLVACEGSFAQLQCDQGQVIFVTGADYGRSDQTTCVSQR from the exons ATGACAACAT CTGTCTCCACAGAGAGAGCTACCACCTGTGGCAGCGACCCCGGGAATGTCCAGCGCCTGAGCTGTG ATGATGGAGTGATCAGTGTGCAGACAGCACTGTATGGACAAGGATACGGTGTGTCCTGCATTGAGGGAAGACCTTCAGGAATACTCAGCTTAAGACAGTGCTCTCAAGTGGGCACAG ACACTACAGTGTTTTG GTGTGATGGCAAGAGCGAGTGTGAACTAAACATCAACGTTTTTCATACCTCTGATCCCTGCTATGGCATCTACACACACCTGGACACCACCTACACCTGCGACCCTTCGAGTTTTGATTCAGTTAACCTTGTTGCCTGTGAGGGCTCCTTTGCACAACTCCAGTGTG aTCAAGGACAGGTTATATTTGTGACTGGTGCAGACTATGGACGTAGTGACCAGACCACC TGCGTTTCCCAACG